One Chromatiales bacterium genomic region harbors:
- a CDS encoding cadherin-like beta sandwich domain-containing protein, translating into MDDNTVVSGEQSGNIELTEGGVTTITIIVTAQDRDTTKTYEVVVERPAVGIRVRIKVFLEGPLR; encoded by the coding sequence GTGGATGATAATACGGTGGTTAGCGGTGAGCAGAGTGGAAACATTGAGCTAACCGAAGGCGGCGTGACAACGATTACGATTATCGTCACTGCGCAAGACAGAGATACGACAAAGACCTACGAAGTGGTCGTGGAACGCCCAGCTGTCGGTATCCGTGTCCGAATTAAGGTCTTCCTAGAGGGACCGCTACGCTAA